From Rana temporaria chromosome 7, aRanTem1.1, whole genome shotgun sequence, the proteins below share one genomic window:
- the TAL1 gene encoding T-cell acute lymphocytic leukemia protein 1 isoform X3: MMERLGTAEMGDAAAPDVISPPRQAEAESTRGVEQSGVKEGAAPSSPPRAVPVIELLRRGEGSGNIKAREQEPRLQSLSTSEGCRAPPSTEICRAPLTPSTDLSRAPLTPSTDLCRAPLTPSTDLCRAPLTPTTELCRAPLTPSTELCRSQLTPTTELCRPPLNPSTELCRPPQTPTTELCRPPQTSITELCRPPQTSITELCRAPLTPTTELCRTPLPPTTELCRPPIPLPVSGPQAEQAAEARMVQLSPPASLPIQAAGRTMLYGLSQPLTPGNSYFGVPETFTVFNNNSRIKRRTGPYEVETNEGGTQPKVVRRIFTNSRERWRQQNVNGAFAELRKLIPTHPPDKKLSKNEILRLAMKYINFLAKLLDDQEEEGNQRSKISKDNGMVQQDLLQEILSPNSSCGSSLDGAPSPDSFSEDHDTMDSKHSRSLHQSMLPIESNGQR; the protein is encoded by the exons ATGATGGAGAGGTTGGGGACAGCAGAGATGGGAGACGCAGCCGCTCCGGATGTCATCTCACCCCCCCGACAGGCAGAGGCGGAGAGCACGCGTGGAGTGGAGCAGAGTGGGGTGAAGGAGGGGGCGGCCCCCAGTTCCCCCCCTCGTGCTGTGCCGGTGATTGAGCtgctcaggaggggggagggatcggGGAATATAAAGGCCAGGGAGCAGGAGCCGAGACTGCAGAGCCTGAGTACCAGCGAAGGGTGCAGAGCCCCCCCATCCACTGAGATCTGCAGAGCCCCACTGACCCCCTCTACAGATCTGAGCAGAGCCCCACTGACCCCTTCTACAGACCTGTGCAGAGCCCCATTGACCCCCTCTACAGACCTGTGCAGAGCCCCATTGACCCCCACCACTGAGCTGTGCAGAGCCCCCCTGACCCCCTCTACTGAGCTCTGCAGATCCCAGCTCACCCCAACTACTGAGCTTTGCAGACCCCCCTTGAACCCATCTACAGAactctgcagacccccacagaccCCAACCACAGAgctgtgcagacccccacagaccTCAATCACAGAgctgtgcagacccccacagaccTCAATCACAGAGCTGTGCAGAGCCCCCCTGACTCCAACTACTGAACTCTGCAGGACCCCTCTACCCCCAACCACAGAGCTCTGCAGACCCCCCATCCCTCTGCCTGTCTCCGGACCTCAAGCTGAGCAAGCTGCGGAAGCCCGAATGGTCCAGCTGAGCCCCCCAGCATCCCTCCCCATCCAGGCGGCGGGCAGAACCATGCTGTACGGACTGAGCCAGCCTCTAACCCCTGGCAACAG CTATTTTGGAGTTCCAGAAACCTTCACGGTGTTTAATAACAATTCGCGAATCAAGAGACGCACGGGACCCTACGAAGTAGAAACTAATGAAG GAGGTACTCAGCCAAAGGTGGTCCGTCGTATCTTCACAAACAGTCGGGAAAGATGGAGGCAGCAGAACGTGAATGGGGCTTTTGCTGAGCTCCGCAAGCTCATTCCCACTCACCCTCCAGATAAAAAGCTCAGCAAAAATGAAATATTACGCCTGGCTATGAAATATATTAACTTCCTAGCCAAACTTCTTGATGACCAAGAAGAAGAAGGCAACCAAAGAAGCAAAATAAGTAAAGATAATGGCATGGTCCAACAAGATCTTCTCCAAGAAATACTTTCCCCAAACTCAAGCTGCGGAAGCTCATTAGACGGTGCGCCAAGCCCAGACAGCTTCTCAGAAGATCATGACACAATGGACTCCAAACACAGCAGAAGCCTCCACCAGTCTATGCTCCCAATTGAAAGTAACGGGCAGCGATGA
- the TAL1 gene encoding T-cell acute lymphocytic leukemia protein 1 isoform X1, producing the protein MMERLGTAEMGDAAAPDVISPPRQAEAESTRGVEQSGVKEGAAPSSPPRAVPVIELLRRGEGSGNIKAREQEPRLQSLSTSEGCRAPPSTEICRAPLTPSTDLSRAPLTPSTDLCRAPLTPSTDLCRAPLTPTTELCRAPLTPSTELCRSQLTPTTELCRPPLNPSTELCRPPQTPTTELCRPPQTSITELCRPPQTSITELCRAPLTPTTELCRTPLPPTTELCRPPIPLPVSGPQAEQAAEARMVQLSPPASLPIQAAGRTMLYGLSQPLTPGNSSYFGVPETFTVFNNNSRIKRRTGPYEVETNEGGTQPKVVRRIFTNSRERWRQQNVNGAFAELRKLIPTHPPDKKLSKNEILRLAMKYINFLAKLLDDQEEEGNQRSKISKDNGMVQQDLLQEILSPNSSCGSSLDGAPSPDSFSEDHDTMDSKHSRSLHQSMLPIESNGQR; encoded by the exons ATGATGGAGAGGTTGGGGACAGCAGAGATGGGAGACGCAGCCGCTCCGGATGTCATCTCACCCCCCCGACAGGCAGAGGCGGAGAGCACGCGTGGAGTGGAGCAGAGTGGGGTGAAGGAGGGGGCGGCCCCCAGTTCCCCCCCTCGTGCTGTGCCGGTGATTGAGCtgctcaggaggggggagggatcggGGAATATAAAGGCCAGGGAGCAGGAGCCGAGACTGCAGAGCCTGAGTACCAGCGAAGGGTGCAGAGCCCCCCCATCCACTGAGATCTGCAGAGCCCCACTGACCCCCTCTACAGATCTGAGCAGAGCCCCACTGACCCCTTCTACAGACCTGTGCAGAGCCCCATTGACCCCCTCTACAGACCTGTGCAGAGCCCCATTGACCCCCACCACTGAGCTGTGCAGAGCCCCCCTGACCCCCTCTACTGAGCTCTGCAGATCCCAGCTCACCCCAACTACTGAGCTTTGCAGACCCCCCTTGAACCCATCTACAGAactctgcagacccccacagaccCCAACCACAGAgctgtgcagacccccacagaccTCAATCACAGAgctgtgcagacccccacagaccTCAATCACAGAGCTGTGCAGAGCCCCCCTGACTCCAACTACTGAACTCTGCAGGACCCCTCTACCCCCAACCACAGAGCTCTGCAGACCCCCCATCCCTCTGCCTGTCTCCGGACCTCAAGCTGAGCAAGCTGCGGAAGCCCGAATGGTCCAGCTGAGCCCCCCAGCATCCCTCCCCATCCAGGCGGCGGGCAGAACCATGCTGTACGGACTGAGCCAGCCTCTAACCCCTGGCAACAG CAGCTATTTTGGAGTTCCAGAAACCTTCACGGTGTTTAATAACAATTCGCGAATCAAGAGACGCACGGGACCCTACGAAGTAGAAACTAATGAAG GAGGTACTCAGCCAAAGGTGGTCCGTCGTATCTTCACAAACAGTCGGGAAAGATGGAGGCAGCAGAACGTGAATGGGGCTTTTGCTGAGCTCCGCAAGCTCATTCCCACTCACCCTCCAGATAAAAAGCTCAGCAAAAATGAAATATTACGCCTGGCTATGAAATATATTAACTTCCTAGCCAAACTTCTTGATGACCAAGAAGAAGAAGGCAACCAAAGAAGCAAAATAAGTAAAGATAATGGCATGGTCCAACAAGATCTTCTCCAAGAAATACTTTCCCCAAACTCAAGCTGCGGAAGCTCATTAGACGGTGCGCCAAGCCCAGACAGCTTCTCAGAAGATCATGACACAATGGACTCCAAACACAGCAGAAGCCTCCACCAGTCTATGCTCCCAATTGAAAGTAACGGGCAGCGATGA